The proteins below come from a single Fusobacterium nucleatum genomic window:
- the mrdA gene encoding penicillin-binding protein 2, translating to MKLNRYKNNDVVLGDKKNVREIIFKIIVFLCFLTLFLRLLYLQVLQGNEFSHLAERNQYKLVKIDSPRGKIFDSKNRLVVTNGTGYRLIYSLGREENKEYIKEIAKLTDKTEEVVAKRIKYGEIFPYTKDNVLFEDLDEEKAHKIMEIINNYPYLEVQVYSKRKYLYDTVASHTIGYVKKISEKEYESLKEDGYTPRDMIGKLGIEKNYDNVLRGRSGFKYIEVNALNKIEREVEKVKSPIVGKNLYMGINMELQQYMEEEFEKDGRSGSFVALNPKTGEIITIVSYPTYSLNTFSSQISPEEWNSISNDPRKILTNKTIAGEYPPGSTFKMISAIAFLKSGIDPKLKYNDYTGYYQIGNWKWRAWKRGGHGATDMKKSLVESANTYYYKFSDQIGYTPIVKTARDFGLGNITGIDVSGEKKGIIPDPDWKKKRTKTVWYRGDTILLSIGQGFTLVTPIQLAKAYTFLANKGWAYEPHVVSKIEDLQTGKIETVSTQKTVIEDYPESFYETINDALIATVDQNNGTTRIMRNPYVKVAAKSGSAQNPHSKLTHAWAAGYFPADKEPEVVFVCLLEGAGGGGVMAGGMAKRFLDKYLEVEKGIVPVQNTPHIEPKITNSTIQTSGEQENESSGEGVGEERENEERETEETSTSEGEQN from the coding sequence ATGAAGCTTAATAGATACAAAAATAATGATGTAGTACTAGGGGATAAAAAAAATGTTAGAGAAATAATTTTTAAAATAATAGTTTTTTTATGTTTTTTAACACTTTTTTTAAGATTATTATATCTTCAAGTTTTACAAGGAAATGAATTTTCTCATTTAGCAGAAAGAAATCAATATAAATTAGTAAAAATAGACTCACCCAGAGGAAAAATTTTTGACTCTAAAAATAGGTTAGTTGTAACAAATGGAACAGGTTACAGACTTATTTACTCTTTGGGAAGAGAAGAAAATAAAGAATATATAAAAGAAATCGCAAAATTGACAGATAAAACAGAAGAAGTTGTTGCAAAAAGAATTAAGTATGGAGAAATATTTCCATATACGAAAGATAATGTACTTTTTGAAGATTTAGATGAAGAAAAGGCACATAAGATAATGGAAATTATAAATAATTATCCATATTTAGAAGTACAAGTTTACTCAAAAAGAAAATATTTGTATGATACAGTAGCTTCACATACCATAGGTTATGTTAAGAAAATTTCTGAAAAAGAGTATGAAAGTTTAAAAGAAGATGGCTACACTCCTAGGGATATGATAGGAAAATTAGGAATAGAAAAAAACTATGATAATGTCCTAAGAGGAAGAAGTGGCTTTAAATATATAGAAGTAAATGCATTAAATAAAATAGAAAGAGAAGTAGAAAAAGTTAAAAGTCCTATTGTTGGTAAGAATTTATACATGGGTATAAATATGGAATTACAACAATATATGGAAGAAGAATTTGAAAAAGATGGTAGAAGTGGTTCATTTGTAGCATTGAATCCAAAAACTGGTGAAATAATAACTATTGTTAGTTATCCAACATATTCATTGAATACTTTTAGTTCACAAATTTCACCAGAAGAATGGAATTCAATATCAAATGATCCAAGAAAAATTCTGACAAACAAGACTATTGCTGGTGAATATCCTCCAGGTTCAACATTTAAAATGATATCTGCTATTGCATTTTTAAAGAGTGGAATAGATCCTAAACTAAAATATAATGACTATACAGGTTATTATCAAATAGGAAATTGGAAATGGAGAGCATGGAAAAGAGGAGGACATGGAGCAACAGATATGAAAAAATCCCTTGTTGAGTCAGCTAATACTTACTACTATAAATTTTCTGATCAAATTGGTTATACTCCAATAGTAAAAACAGCTAGAGATTTTGGATTAGGAAATATAACTGGAATAGATGTTTCTGGGGAAAAAAAAGGAATTATACCAGATCCAGATTGGAAAAAGAAAAGAACAAAGACTGTTTGGTATAGAGGAGATACGATACTTCTTTCAATAGGACAAGGTTTTACACTTGTAACACCAATTCAATTAGCAAAAGCTTATACATTTTTAGCTAATAAGGGTTGGGCATATGAACCACATGTAGTTTCAAAAATAGAAGATTTACAAACTGGAAAGATAGAAACAGTAAGCACTCAAAAAACTGTTATAGAAGATTATCCTGAATCATTCTATGAAACTATAAATGATGCTTTAATAGCAACTGTTGATCAAAATAATGGAACAACAAGAATAATGAGAAATCCATATGTAAAAGTTGCTGCAAAAAGTGGTTCAGCACAAAATCCACATTCTAAGTTGACACATGCTTGGGCTGCAGGTTATTTCCCGGCTGATAAAGAACCTGAGGTCGTTTTTGTGTGTCTATTAGAAGGAGCAGGTGGTGGTGGAGTAATGGCAGGAGGAATGGCTAAAAGATTTTTAGATAAATATCTGGAAGTAGAAAAAGGAATAGTTCCTGTCCAAAATACACCTCATATAGAACCTAAAATTACTAATTCTACTATTCAAACAAGTGGAGAACAAGAAAATGAAAGTTCAGGGGAAGGAGTAGGAGAAGAAAGAGAAAATGAAGAAAGAGAAACAGAGGAAACAAGTACAAGTGAAGGAGAACAAAATTAG
- a CDS encoding LytR C-terminal domain-containing protein — protein sequence MATKKKKKKKGRAPVLVIVLTIILSILLYFNFRGNNIKLSKDERVLIIGKQNLYAVYEDKLAVKIPFELYIDSEETVENLVDSQNYENVLEKINSIVPEKLTRYTVIKSGEIKLDVENAKNIPETNIGDRRYILTSSVYAMFKDLYHEKNTVDELNENILVDVLNANGIGGYARKTGELIKSSLGMKYNAANYETTQDQSYVILNDISKEKAAEILDKLPEKYFKIKNKSSIPTLANIVIIIGSEKKINFKIDIYANQTNLKVASDKIKAAGYGNITSHPEKEDTEQSIIEYNKEDYFIAQKIAKVLGITDMVENSDLENKIGITIK from the coding sequence ATGGCAACCAAAAAGAAAAAGAAGAAAAAAGGTCGTGCCCCTGTACTTGTAATAGTCTTAACAATAATTCTATCCATTCTTCTATATTTTAATTTTAGAGGAAATAATATAAAATTATCTAAAGATGAAAGGGTGTTGATTATAGGGAAGCAAAATTTATATGCAGTATATGAAGATAAATTAGCAGTAAAAATCCCTTTTGAACTTTATATTGATAGTGAAGAAACTGTGGAAAATTTGGTAGATAGCCAAAACTATGAAAATGTTTTAGAAAAAATAAATTCTATTGTGCCTGAAAAACTTACTAGATATACAGTTATAAAAAGTGGAGAAATAAAACTAGATGTAGAAAATGCAAAAAATATTCCTGAAACAAATATAGGTGACAGAAGATATATATTAACTTCTAGTGTTTATGCTATGTTTAAAGATTTATATCATGAAAAAAATACTGTTGATGAATTAAATGAAAATATTTTAGTTGATGTCTTAAATGCAAATGGTATAGGTGGATATGCTAGAAAAACTGGTGAACTTATTAAAAGTAGTTTAGGTATGAAATATAATGCTGCAAACTATGAAACTACACAAGATCAAAGTTATGTAATCTTAAATGATATATCTAAGGAAAAAGCAGCAGAAATATTAGATAAACTTCCAGAAAAATATTTTAAAATAAAGAATAAGTCATCAATTCCAACTTTGGCAAATATAGTTATAATAATTGGAAGTGAAAAGAAAATTAACTTTAAAATAGATATCTATGCTAACCAAACAAATTTAAAAGTAGCTAGTGATAAAATAAAAGCAGCAGGATATGGAAATATAACTAGCCATCCTGAAAAAGAAGATACAGAACAATCTATTATAGAATATAATAAAGAAGATTATTTTATAGCACAAAAGATTGCAAAAGTTTTAGGAATTACAGATATGGTTGAAAATAGCGACTTAGAAAATAAAATAGGTATAACTATAAAGTAG
- the mtaB gene encoding tRNA (N(6)-L-threonylcarbamoyladenosine(37)-C(2))-methylthiotransferase MtaB, with product MSFSKKVAFHTLGCKVNQYETESIKNQLIKRGYEEVPFEDKSDIYIINSCTVTSIADRKTRNMLRRAKKINPDAKVIVTGCYAQTNSREILEIEDVDFVIDNKNKSNIVNFVGAIEDISFEREKNGNIFQEKEYQEYEFATLREMTRAYVKIQDGCNHFCSYCKIPFARGKSRSRKKENILKEIEKLVEDGFKEVILIGIDLSAYGEDFKEKDNFESLLEEILKIKDLKRVRIGSVYPDKITDRFVELFKNKNLMPHLHISLQSCDDTVLKNMRRNYGSSLIRESLLKLKSKVENMEFTADVIVGFPKEDETMFQNTHDVIKEIEFSGLHIFQYSDREGTIASNMDGKVDAKTKKQRADRLDSLKQEMLIESRKKYLEKNLEVLVEEEKDGEYFGYSQNYLRVKFKSDEKELINKLINIKIKYIENDILIGEKEM from the coding sequence ATGAGTTTTTCTAAAAAGGTTGCTTTTCATACCCTAGGTTGTAAGGTTAATCAATATGAAACAGAAAGTATAAAAAATCAACTTATTAAAAGAGGATATGAAGAAGTTCCTTTTGAAGATAAATCAGATATATATATAATAAATTCTTGTACTGTTACAAGCATAGCAGATAGAAAAACTAGAAATATGCTAAGGAGAGCTAAAAAAATAAATCCTGATGCTAAGGTTATAGTTACAGGATGCTATGCACAGACAAACAGTAGGGAAATTTTAGAAATAGAAGATGTAGATTTTGTTATAGATAATAAAAATAAAAGTAATATAGTGAACTTTGTGGGGGCTATTGAAGATATAAGCTTTGAAAGAGAAAAAAATGGAAACATTTTTCAAGAGAAAGAGTATCAGGAATATGAATTTGCTACTCTTAGAGAGATGACAAGAGCCTATGTGAAAATACAAGATGGCTGTAACCATTTTTGTTCATATTGTAAGATACCTTTTGCTAGGGGAAAAAGTAGATCAAGAAAAAAAGAAAATATCTTAAAAGAAATAGAAAAATTGGTAGAAGATGGTTTTAAAGAAGTAATACTAATTGGAATAGATTTAAGTGCTTATGGTGAGGATTTTAAAGAAAAAGATAATTTTGAGTCTTTGCTTGAAGAAATTTTAAAAATTAAAGATTTGAAAAGGGTTAGAATAGGTTCTGTTTATCCTGATAAAATAACAGATAGATTTGTAGAACTATTTAAAAATAAAAATTTAATGCCTCATCTTCATATATCTTTGCAGTCTTGTGATGATACAGTTTTAAAGAATATGAGAAGAAATTATGGAAGTTCACTTATAAGAGAAAGTTTGCTAAAACTAAAATCTAAGGTTGAAAATATGGAGTTTACAGCAGATGTAATAGTAGGTTTTCCTAAGGAAGATGAAACTATGTTTCAAAATACTCATGATGTTATAAAAGAAATAGAGTTTTCTGGTTTACATATTTTCCAATATTCAGATAGAGAAGGTACTATTGCAAGTAATATGGATGGAAAAGTAGATGCTAAAACTAAAAAACAAAGAGCAGATAGACTTGATAGTTTAAAACAGGAAATGCTGATAGAGAGCAGGAAAAAATACTTAGAAAAGAATTTAGAAGTTTTAGTGGAAGAAGAAAAAGATGGAGAATATTTTGGTTATTCTCAAAATTATTTAAGAGTAAAATTCAAATCTGATGAAAAAGAACTTATAAATAAACTAATAAATATAAAAATAAAATATATAGAAAATGATATATTAATTGGTGAAAAGGAGATGTAG
- a CDS encoding RsmE family RNA methyltransferase, protein MLSVVVTEVYSDYILVVEASDINHIKNVFRKVKGDKIRAVDGTNEYLCEIEKIDEKEIKLKILEKIEDSFSLDIEVDAGISILKGDKMDLTIQKLTELGINKIIPISVKRCVVKLDKKKDRWDTISKEALKQCQGVVPTVIDEIKKIDKLNFKDYDLILVPYENEKEIFIKDILRNLKVKPTKILYIIGAEGGFEKEEIDYLREKGAKIISLGKRILRAETAAIVTGGVIINEFF, encoded by the coding sequence TTGTTAAGTGTTGTTGTAACAGAAGTTTATAGTGATTATATTTTAGTTGTTGAGGCAAGTGATATAAATCATATAAAAAATGTTTTTAGAAAAGTAAAAGGAGATAAAATTAGAGCTGTTGATGGAACTAATGAATATCTTTGTGAAATAGAAAAAATTGATGAGAAAGAAATTAAACTAAAAATTTTAGAAAAAATAGAAGATAGTTTTTCTTTAGATATTGAAGTAGATGCTGGTATTTCAATATTAAAGGGAGATAAAATGGATTTAACTATTCAAAAATTAACTGAGTTAGGAATAAACAAAATCATTCCAATTTCAGTCAAAAGATGTGTAGTCAAATTGGATAAGAAAAAAGACAGGTGGGATACAATTTCAAAGGAGGCATTAAAACAATGTCAAGGAGTTGTTCCTACAGTTATTGATGAAATAAAAAAAATTGACAAACTAAATTTTAAAGATTATGATTTAATTTTAGTTCCTTATGAGAATGAAAAAGAAATATTTATAAAGGATATTTTAAGAAATTTAAAAGTAAAACCAACAAAAATTTTATATATAATAGGAGCAGAAGGTGGTTTTGAAAAAGAAGAAATTGATTATTTAAGGGAAAAGGGAGCTAAAATAATAAGTCTTGGAAAAAGAATATTAAGGGCAGAAACAGCAGCAATAGTAACAGGAGGAGTAATAATAAATGAGTTTTTCTAA
- a CDS encoding Rrf2 family transcriptional regulator produces MKVNTKVRYGLKALAYIAENSNDKKLVRIKEISEDQDISVQYLEQILFKLKNENIIEGKRGPTGGYKLAIKPEEIDLYMIYRILDDEEKVIDCNEMGEGKVHNCSEVGCGDTCIWSKLDNAMTKILSETSLQDFINNGKRIQE; encoded by the coding sequence ATGAAAGTGAACACAAAAGTTAGATATGGATTGAAAGCACTAGCATATATTGCTGAAAATTCTAATGATAAAAAATTAGTTAGAATTAAAGAAATATCTGAGGATCAAGACATATCAGTTCAATATTTGGAGCAGATACTTTTTAAATTAAAAAATGAAAATATTATTGAAGGGAAAAGAGGTCCAACAGGAGGATATAAATTAGCAATAAAACCAGAAGAAATAGATTTATATATGATTTATAGAATCTTAGATGATGAAGAAAAGGTTATAGATTGTAATGAGATGGGAGAAGGTAAAGTACATAATTGTAGTGAAGTAGGTTGTGGAGATACTTGTATTTGGAGCAAACTTGACAATGCTATGACAAAAATTTTATCTGAAACATCTTTACAAGATTTTATTAACAATGGAAAAAGAATACAGGAGTAA
- the ruvB gene encoding Holliday junction branch migration DNA helicase RuvB, translated as MERIISELEMPNEIEIQKSLRPKSFDEYIGQENLKEKMSISIKAAQKRNMVVDHILLYGPPGLGKTTLAGVIANEMKTNLKITSGPILEKAGDLAAILTSLEENDILFIDEIHRLNSTVEEILYPAMEDGELDIIIGKGPSAKSIRIELPPFTLIGATTRAGLLSAPLRDRFGVSHKMEYYNENEIKSIIIRGAKILGVKIDEDGAIEISKRSRGTPRIANRLLKRVRDYCEIKGNGTIDKLSAKSALDMLGVDSNGLDDLDRNIVNSIIENYDGGPVGIETLSLLLGEDRRTLEEVYEPYLVKIGFLKRTNRGRVVTPKAYQHFKKAEVKI; from the coding sequence GTGGAAAGAATTATAAGTGAACTTGAGATGCCTAATGAGATTGAAATTCAGAAATCATTGAGGCCTAAAAGTTTTGATGAATATATAGGACAAGAAAATTTAAAAGAAAAAATGAGCATTTCAATAAAAGCTGCCCAAAAAAGAAATATGGTGGTAGATCATATTTTACTTTATGGACCACCTGGATTAGGGAAAACAACCTTAGCAGGTGTTATTGCAAATGAGATGAAAACAAATTTAAAAATAACATCAGGACCTATACTTGAAAAAGCAGGAGATTTGGCAGCAATTTTAACTTCATTAGAAGAAAACGATATTTTATTTATAGATGAAATACATAGACTTAACAGTACAGTAGAAGAAATTTTATATCCTGCTATGGAAGATGGAGAGCTTGATATAATTATAGGAAAAGGTCCTTCTGCAAAATCAATAAGAATTGAATTACCTCCTTTTACTTTAATTGGGGCTACTACAAGGGCAGGTCTTTTAAGTGCACCTTTAAGAGATAGATTTGGTGTCAGTCATAAGATGGAATATTATAATGAAAATGAAATTAAATCTATTATTATAAGAGGAGCAAAAATTTTAGGAGTAAAAATTGATGAAGATGGAGCAATAGAAATTTCAAAAAGAAGTAGAGGTACTCCAAGAATAGCAAATAGACTTTTAAAAAGAGTCAGAGATTATTGTGAAATTAAAGGAAACGGGACAATAGATAAGTTGAGTGCTAAAAGTGCCTTAGATATGTTAGGTGTTGATAGCAATGGTTTAGATGATTTGGATAGAAATATTGTTAACTCCATAATTGAAAACTATGATGGAGGACCTGTTGGTATTGAAACTCTATCTCTTTTATTAGGAGAAGATAGGAGAACTTTGGAAGAGGTCTATGAGCCCTATTTAGTTAAAATTGGATTCTTAAAAAGAACAAATAGAGGTAGAGTAGTAACTCCCAAAGCATACCAACACTTTAAGAAAGCTGAGGTAAAAATATGA
- a CDS encoding DUF445 domain-containing protein, whose amino-acid sequence MKQLLIMIFISATIGWITNWVAIKMLFRPHKEINFGLFKIQGLIPKRKAEIGSGIANIIQNELISVKDVISNIDREEFSKRLNSSIDKVLEKNLKGKVKEKFPVLQMFFSDRMAKDVSNTIKDIIMENQEKIFEIFSNYAEENIDFEIIISDKISNFSLDKLEEIVTLLAKKELKHIEVIGAILGGIIGVAQYLITLIIK is encoded by the coding sequence ATGAAACAGTTGTTAATAATGATTTTTATATCAGCTACAATAGGTTGGATAACAAACTGGGTAGCTATAAAAATGTTATTTAGACCACATAAAGAAATAAATTTTGGTTTGTTTAAAATACAAGGTTTAATTCCTAAAAGAAAAGCAGAAATAGGAAGTGGAATTGCAAATATAATTCAAAATGAGTTAATTTCTGTAAAAGATGTTATTTCAAACATTGATAGAGAAGAATTTTCAAAAAGATTGAATAGTTCAATTGATAAAGTGTTAGAGAAGAATTTAAAGGGGAAAGTAAAAGAAAAATTTCCTGTTTTACAGATGTTCTTTTCAGATAGAATGGCAAAAGATGTTAGTAATACCATAAAAGATATTATTATGGAAAATCAAGAAAAGATATTTGAGATTTTTTCTAATTATGCAGAAGAAAATATTGATTTTGAAATTATAATTTCTGATAAAATTTCAAATTTTTCTTTAGATAAATTAGAAGAAATAGTAACTCTTTTGGCAAAAAAAGAATTAAAACATATTGAAGTTATAGGTGCTATATTAGGAGGAATAATTGGAGTAGCGCAATATTTAATTACTTTAATAATAAAATAA
- the cysK gene encoding cysteine synthase A, whose product MLVNSVIDLIGNTPLVKINNINTFGNEIYIKLEGSNPGRSTKDRIALKMIEEAEKAGLIDKDTVIMEATSGNTGIGLAMICAVKNYKLKIVMPDTMSVERIQLMRAYGTEVILTDGSLGMKACLEKLEELKKKEKKYFVPDQFTNVNNPKAHYESTAEEILKDLNNKVDVFICGTGTGGSFSGTAKKLKEKLPNIKTFPVEPASSPLLSKGYIGPHKIQGMGMSIGGIPAVYDGSLADGILTCEDDDAFKIMRELSFKEGILAGISTGATLKAALDYSKENANKNLKIVILSTDSGEKYLSNICDL is encoded by the coding sequence ATGTTAGTAAATTCTGTTATTGATTTAATTGGGAACACACCATTGGTAAAAATTAATAATATTAATACTTTTGGAAATGAAATTTATATAAAGTTGGAAGGTTCAAATCCAGGTAGAAGTACAAAAGACAGAATTGCCTTAAAAATGATTGAAGAAGCTGAAAAAGCAGGTTTAATTGATAAAGATACTGTTATTATGGAAGCTACAAGTGGAAACACTGGTATCGGACTTGCTATGATATGTGCAGTTAAAAACTATAAGTTAAAAATTGTTATGCCTGACACTATGAGTGTTGAAAGGATACAACTTATGAGAGCTTATGGAACTGAGGTTATTTTAACTGATGGTTCTCTTGGAATGAAAGCTTGTTTAGAAAAATTAGAAGAACTTAAAAAGAAAGAAAAAAAGTATTTTGTTCCTGACCAATTCACTAATGTGAATAATCCAAAAGCTCACTATGAAAGTACTGCTGAAGAAATTTTAAAAGATTTGAATAACAAAGTGGATGTATTTATTTGTGGAACAGGGACAGGTGGAAGTTTTTCTGGAACTGCTAAAAAATTAAAAGAAAAATTGCCTAATATAAAAACTTTCCCTGTTGAACCTGCTTCATCTCCATTACTTTCAAAGGGATATATAGGTCCTCATAAAATTCAAGGTATGGGAATGAGTATAGGTGGTATTCCAGCAGTTTATGATGGTAGTTTAGCTGATGGAATATTAACTTGCGAAGATGATGATGCTTTTAAAATTATGAGAGAATTAAGTTTTAAAGAAGGTATACTTGCTGGTATTTCAACTGGTGCAACATTAAAAGCTGCTCTTGATTACTCAAAAGAAAATGCTAATAAAAATTTAAAAATAGTTATTTTATCTACTGATTCTGGTGAAAAATATTTATCTAATATTTGCGACTTATAA
- a CDS encoding YwqG family protein has protein sequence MDFKKIITEILDNLKKNEITISTKFNNNSEIVDKSKIGGKPYLPKGFTWPYYQELPLSFLAQINLEEVSSLDKDKLLPDKGMLYFFYELETQEWGYSPQDKGCAKVFYFENTTNFTLINFPEDMEDYYKIPEFKVNFKSNISLPSYEDFYNLNEEKNILEKYKTYENFKELENKLFDEYSDICDEYMESLENYTKLLGYPDVIQNSMEEECAAVTRGFNMGGIGYPKKYKEEIKKASKDWILLFQMDTVESDNYELMFGDCGHLYFWIKKEDLANKNFENIWLILQCC, from the coding sequence ATGGATTTTAAAAAAATTATAACAGAAATATTAGATAATCTTAAAAAGAATGAAATTACTATTTCTACTAAATTTAATAATAATTCTGAAATAGTTGATAAAAGTAAAATTGGAGGTAAACCTTATCTTCCAAAAGGTTTCACTTGGCCTTACTATCAAGAACTTCCTTTATCTTTTTTAGCTCAAATTAATTTAGAAGAAGTAAGTTCACTAGATAAAGATAAATTACTTCCAGATAAAGGTATGTTATATTTTTTCTATGAATTAGAAACACAAGAATGGGGTTATAGTCCCCAAGATAAAGGTTGTGCTAAGGTTTTTTATTTTGAAAATACTACAAACTTTACACTAATTAACTTTCCAGAAGATATGGAAGATTATTATAAAATACCAGAATTTAAAGTTAATTTCAAATCAAATATTAGTTTACCTTCTTATGAAGATTTTTATAATCTTAATGAAGAGAAAAATATATTAGAAAAATATAAAACATATGAAAATTTTAAAGAGCTTGAAAATAAATTATTTGATGAATATTCTGATATTTGTGATGAATATATGGAATCTCTTGAAAATTATACAAAATTACTTGGTTATCCAGATGTTATCCAAAATTCAATGGAAGAAGAATGTGCAGCTGTAACAAGAGGATTTAATATGGGTGGAATAGGTTATCCTAAAAAATATAAAGAAGAAATAAAAAAAGCTAGCAAAGATTGGATATTACTTTTTCAAATGGATACTGTTGAATCTGATAATTATGAGTTGATGTTTGGAGATTGTGGACATCTTTATTTTTGGATTAAAAAAGAAGATTTAGCAAATAAAAACTTTGAAAATATTTGGTTAATTTTACAATGTTGTTAA
- a CDS encoding nuclear transport factor 2 family protein, with protein MNNQLEQNKINAIAFYKTMFDGEPEKAIKLYVGDEYRQHNPMVADGKAGIIEYFTRMKKEYPIKEVKFVRAIAQGDLVAMHTYQIWGEPDNKEYVTMDFFRFDENNKIVEHWDSIQEVIKNTKSGRTMY; from the coding sequence ATGAATAATCAATTAGAGCAAAATAAAATAAATGCAATAGCATTTTATAAGACTATGTTTGATGGAGAGCCTGAAAAAGCAATAAAATTATATGTTGGAGATGAATATAGACAACATAATCCTATGGTTGCAGATGGTAAAGCTGGTATAATTGAATATTTTACTAGAATGAAAAAAGAATATCCTATAAAAGAAGTTAAATTTGTTCGTGCAATAGCACAGGGAGATTTAGTTGCAATGCATACTTATCAAATTTGGGGAGAACCAGATAATAAAGAGTATGTTACTATGGATTTTTTTCGTTTTGATGAAAATAATAAAATTGTCGAGCATTGGGATTCTATACAAGAAGTAATAAAAAATACAAAATCTGGAAGAACAATGTATTAA
- a CDS encoding phosphatidate cytidylyltransferase — MLIAMLVVDILALIILFFIKKKISEKKFNNIVQRIFTWFIIIILFLLGSINRICMLMLFGLISILSFKEFLQFAYIKYDNELKIYNLTVNLIFYIGIYFKNTYILLILFLFICLKFYKRGFIIFAFFITTYLIGSITYIDDLNFIINYLILVELNDVFQYISGNILGKRKITPKISPNKTVEGLIGGIILTTLTATLLKNFVNINFQVKFIPYICLIGFIGDVFISALKRKVNLKDSGTLLLGHGGILDRVDSLIFTAPIILLIFKL; from the coding sequence ATGCTAATTGCTATGTTAGTTGTTGATATTTTGGCTCTAATCATTTTATTCTTTATTAAGAAAAAAATTTCAGAAAAAAAATTTAATAATATAGTGCAGAGAATATTTACTTGGTTCATTATTATAATATTATTTTTATTGGGAAGTATAAATAGAATTTGTATGCTTATGCTTTTTGGGCTTATCTCTATTTTATCTTTTAAAGAATTTTTACAATTTGCCTATATTAAATATGATAATGAATTAAAAATATATAACCTTACTGTAAATTTAATTTTTTATATAGGAATTTATTTTAAAAATACTTATATTTTATTAATTTTATTTCTTTTTATCTGTCTTAAATTTTATAAAAGAGGATTTATAATTTTTGCTTTCTTTATAACAACTTATTTAATAGGAAGTATAACCTATATAGATGATTTAAACTTTATAATAAATTATTTAATTCTAGTAGAATTAAATGATGTGTTCCAATATATAAGTGGGAATATTTTGGGTAAAAGAAAGATTACTCCTAAAATTAGTCCTAATAAAACAGTTGAAGGGCTTATAGGTGGAATAATACTTACCACTTTAACTGCAACTTTATTAAAAAATTTTGTTAATATAAATTTTCAAGTTAAATTTATTCCTTATATTTGCCTAATAGGTTTTATTGGAGATGTTTTTATATCTGCTTTAAAAAGGAAAGTTAATTTGAAAGATTCAGGAACTTTACTTTTAGGACATGGAGGAATATTAGATAGGGTTGATAGTTTGATTTTTACAGCACCTATAATATTATTAATTTTTAAATTATAA